The Gammaproteobacteria bacterium genomic sequence GCTCGATTCAAGATCTCGTTGGTATCTACGGTAACGAGGATACGGTCACGTACTACCTGATGTCCGGCTACCCAGACATCCGTCACGGCGTTGCGAGAGGCGGCGTATACGAGTGCTGAAGCGGGGTGATAGACGGGTTCAGTGGCCACCCCAGAGAGATCTACTGCCACCAGGTCGGCGGCTTTACCCGGAACAATGGAACCAATCTCATCCGCCATCCCCAGGGCTTTGGCCCCGGCCAGAGTCGCCAGATACAGGGCCGCATGGGCGGGCAGGGCAGCAGCGTTACCGGACACTGCCTTGGCCAATAGGGCAGCGGTGCGCATCTCGCTGAACAGGTCCAGATCGTTGTTGCTGGCCGCACCATCGGTACCCAGAGCGACATTAATCCCCGCTGCTTGGAGGTTCTCTACGGGGCAAAAGCCGGAGGCAAGTTTGAGATTCGATTCTGGGCAATGAACCACATGAATCTTGGCTTTCGCGCAAGTGGCTATTTCATCCTCGGTGAGTTGCGTCATGTGTACCGCCAGCAGATGCGGCGAGAGCAATCCCAAACGGGCGAGGCGAGCCAACGGACGTTCACCGTGGGCAGCAACTGCCTGCTCTACCTCAGTGGCCGTTTCATGAAGATGGATGTGAATCGGTAGGTCTAGCCTTTCGGAGAGTGTTTGTACTTGTGCCAGAGGAGCATCGGAGACGGTATACGGGGCGTGAGGCGCCAGGGTGGTACGTATCAATGGGACATGACGTAGCCGCATGTGAACCTCAACGGCACGGGTAAGGTAATGGTCGGCATTGGTTGCCCAGGCGGTGGGAAAGTCGAGGACGATCAAGCCCACGCTCGCCCGGATTCCAACCGTCACCGCAGCCTCGGCGGCTTCCTCTGGGAAAAAGTACATATCGTTGAAGCAGGTAATACCGCTCGACAACATCTCAGCGGCGGCAAGCGCGGTCCCGTCGCGAACAAAATCGGGATCGACCCAGCGC encodes the following:
- the mtaD gene encoding 5-methylthioadenosine/S-adenosylhomocysteine deaminase, with the translated sequence MRETDILLLHARWVLPVDPAGMVLDYHSVVIQGGRILDVLPSSVAIQRYPAVPSRSLDRHVLIPGLVNAHTHAAMTLLRGLSDDLPLMTWLTEHIWPAEARWVDPDFVRDGTALAAAEMLSSGITCFNDMYFFPEEAAEAAVTVGIRASVGLIVLDFPTAWATNADHYLTRAVEVHMRLRHVPLIRTTLAPHAPYTVSDAPLAQVQTLSERLDLPIHIHLHETATEVEQAVAAHGERPLARLARLGLLSPHLLAVHMTQLTEDEIATCAKAKIHVVHCPESNLKLASGFCPVENLQAAGINVALGTDGAASNNDLDLFSEMRTAALLAKAVSGNAAALPAHAALYLATLAGAKALGMADEIGSIVPGKAADLVAVDLSGVATEPVYHPASALVYAASRNAVTDVWVAGHQVVRDRILVTVDTNEILNRARQWGARISEKDQTPK